A single window of Granulibacter bethesdensis DNA harbors:
- a CDS encoding P-II family nitrogen regulator: MKKIEAVIKPFKLDEVKEALHEVGLQGITVMEAKGFGRQKGHTELYRGAEYVVDFLPKVKIEVVCEDDQVERAVEAIVNAARTGRIGDGKIFVTPVEDVIRIRTGERGAAAV; encoded by the coding sequence ATGAAAAAAATCGAAGCCGTTATCAAACCTTTCAAGCTGGACGAAGTGAAGGAAGCCCTTCACGAAGTCGGCCTGCAGGGTATCACGGTAATGGAAGCGAAAGGCTTCGGGCGGCAGAAAGGCCATACCGAGCTGTATCGCGGCGCTGAATACGTCGTCGATTTCCTACCAAAGGTGAAAATCGAGGTGGTCTGCGAAGATGATCAGGTTGAACGCGCAGTGGAGGCAATCGTCAATGCTGCCCGCACTGGCCGTATCGGCGATGGCAAGATTTTCGTGACCCCTGTTGAGGATGTTATCAGGATCAGAACCGGTGAGCGTGGCGCGGCAGCGGTCTGA
- a CDS encoding M20 aminoacylase family protein, whose translation MPIKDRIAAFQDEMTQWRHHLHRHPELSLEETATSAFVQQKLREFGVDEIITGIAETGVVAVIHGRAAGGTIGLRADMDALPITEESGKPYASANPGVMHACGHDGHTTMLLGAARDLAATRNFAGTAYLIFQPAEEQIGGGRMMVEEGLFDRFPMERIYGLHNWPSSPEGVFQMAPGPVMAAVANIDIIVTGKGAHGAQPQRGIDPVVVAAHIVTGLQSVVSRIVDPTDKAVLSITQIAGGNAYNVIPERVELKGTARWFTPGLGEAMEAAARGIVNGIASAFGAQVSFTFDVLYPATINDADATERAWKAASAVAPTEELPAPSMGGEDFSFMLNVKPGSYIMLGSGKTATDPGLHHPAYDFNDAILPLGASYWVTLVEQELPLSNQPPHSS comes from the coding sequence ATGCCGATCAAAGACCGTATCGCCGCTTTTCAGGATGAGATGACGCAGTGGCGGCACCATCTGCACCGTCATCCGGAGCTGTCACTGGAGGAAACCGCAACCAGCGCCTTCGTGCAGCAAAAGCTGCGGGAATTCGGCGTGGACGAAATCATCACCGGGATCGCCGAAACCGGCGTTGTCGCCGTCATCCATGGCCGTGCGGCGGGCGGAACCATCGGCCTGCGCGCCGATATGGATGCTCTGCCCATCACGGAAGAAAGCGGCAAACCCTATGCCTCTGCCAATCCCGGTGTGATGCATGCCTGCGGTCATGACGGCCACACCACCATGTTACTGGGGGCCGCGCGTGATCTGGCCGCGACAAGGAATTTCGCGGGCACGGCCTATCTGATTTTCCAACCCGCCGAGGAACAGATCGGCGGCGGTCGGATGATGGTCGAGGAAGGGCTGTTCGACCGCTTCCCCATGGAGCGTATCTATGGCCTGCATAACTGGCCAAGTTCTCCGGAAGGTGTGTTCCAGATGGCCCCGGGTCCGGTCATGGCCGCGGTAGCCAATATCGACATCATCGTCACCGGCAAAGGAGCGCATGGCGCTCAGCCCCAGCGTGGCATAGATCCGGTGGTTGTCGCCGCCCATATCGTGACGGGGCTGCAATCCGTCGTCTCCCGGATCGTCGATCCAACCGACAAGGCTGTGCTGTCGATCACCCAGATCGCAGGCGGCAACGCTTATAACGTCATCCCGGAACGTGTGGAGTTAAAAGGAACCGCCCGCTGGTTCACGCCCGGCTTAGGTGAAGCCATGGAAGCCGCGGCACGGGGCATTGTGAACGGCATCGCCTCGGCCTTCGGTGCGCAGGTCTCCTTTACCTTCGACGTGCTCTATCCGGCGACTATCAACGATGCTGATGCAACGGAGCGCGCCTGGAAAGCCGCCAGTGCCGTTGCCCCGACCGAGGAACTGCCTGCTCCCTCCATGGGGGGAGAGGATTTTTCTTTCATGCTGAACGTCAAACCCGGCAGCTACATCATGCTGGGCAGTGGCAAGACGGCAACCGATCCCGGTCTGCATCACCCCGCCTATGATTTCAACGATGCGATCCTGCCGCTGGGGGCATCCTACTGGGTGACGCTGGTGGAGCAGGAACTGCCGCTGTCCAACCAGCCTCCTCATTCATCCTGA
- a CDS encoding NAD(P)-dependent oxidoreductase, translated as MREALPMRIAVLGTGIMGRWMACRLADAGHEVTVWNRNPVRAAELGLPVAASAPDAARGADVALLMVSDGPACDAVLETGFIDTMAQNGIVLVMSSIEPWRARAQAKKVSPRFYVDAPVSGGEGGARDGTLAIMAGGEEAVLNRLAPVFAALGRMTRIGDIGTGQLAKLANQLIVGVTIGAVSEAFVLAEAGGASAARFREAVAGGFADSRILREHGQRMLDENFVPGGKSAIQLKDLRMILQEAKTLGLSLPMTEAVASLYRALCEAGDGDLDHAGLIRQIRRDSALPGTVQ; from the coding sequence ATGCGTGAGGCCTTACCGATGCGTATCGCTGTGCTGGGTACCGGAATCATGGGGCGGTGGATGGCCTGCCGTCTTGCCGATGCCGGGCATGAAGTCACAGTCTGGAATCGCAATCCTGTCCGAGCGGCTGAACTCGGCCTGCCCGTGGCGGCGTCGGCTCCTGATGCGGCACGTGGGGCCGATGTCGCGTTGCTGATGGTGTCCGACGGTCCGGCCTGCGATGCGGTGCTGGAGACCGGGTTTATCGATACCATGGCACAGAATGGCATCGTGCTGGTGATGAGTTCCATTGAGCCATGGCGCGCCAGAGCCCAGGCAAAGAAAGTATCGCCCCGGTTTTACGTCGATGCACCTGTTTCCGGCGGAGAGGGCGGTGCGCGGGATGGCACCCTCGCGATCATGGCGGGGGGAGAGGAGGCGGTGCTGAACCGTTTGGCTCCGGTTTTTGCCGCGCTGGGTCGCATGACCAGAATCGGCGATATTGGTACCGGTCAGCTTGCGAAACTGGCCAACCAGTTGATCGTCGGTGTGACGATCGGTGCGGTGTCGGAGGCTTTCGTGCTGGCCGAAGCCGGTGGCGCTTCCGCCGCACGGTTCAGGGAAGCCGTGGCGGGCGGTTTTGCCGATAGCCGCATCCTGCGTGAACATGGGCAACGCATGCTGGATGAGAATTTTGTTCCGGGTGGAAAATCCGCGATCCAACTCAAGGATCTGCGCATGATTCTGCAAGAGGCGAAAACGCTCGGGCTGTCACTGCCGATGACGGAAGCGGTGGCCTCTCTCTATCGTGCTCTCTGCGAAGCGGGGGATGGCGATCTGGACCATGCGGGGCTCATCCGGCAGATACGGCGCGACAGTGCATTGCCAGGAACCGTTCAGTAG
- a CDS encoding aminotransferase has translation MRVIADHSPAAHSLRTDRSRAVKPLNALMSSLETTVFTVMSALAARHDAVNLGQGFPDTEGPDFIVRAASEALLDGRNQYAPMPGVPELRQAVAASEARHYGITVDPDSEVLVTAGASEALAASLMALLDQGDEIILFEPLFDTYLPIIRMIGAVPRIVRLEAPDWSLPEQALREAFGPKTKAVLLNTPMNPCGKVFGPDELALIAELVQAHDAYAICDEVYEHLVYAPSRHIPLRTLPGMSDRCLRIGSAGKTFSLTGWRVGYVTGPKSLVSVVMRVHQNLVFAIAPNLQRAVAVGLNAPDSYFAELSDSLRQKRDRLHDGLTEIGFDVMPIQGSYFLIADYRRLGFEADDMAFCRLLVEKAGVAAIPVAAFYDRDAPQGFVRFAFCKRNEVLDEGIARMRAFFSR, from the coding sequence GTGCGGGTGATTGCCGACCATTCGCCTGCCGCGCATAGTCTGCGCACAGACAGGAGCCGTGCCGTGAAGCCATTGAATGCCTTGATGTCCTCCCTTGAAACCACCGTATTCACGGTTATGTCGGCATTGGCGGCCAGACATGATGCGGTGAATCTCGGGCAGGGCTTTCCGGATACGGAGGGACCGGATTTCATCGTGCGTGCCGCGTCAGAGGCTCTGCTGGACGGACGCAACCAGTATGCCCCCATGCCTGGAGTGCCTGAATTGAGGCAGGCGGTGGCGGCGTCAGAAGCCCGGCATTACGGCATCACGGTCGACCCCGATTCGGAGGTGCTGGTCACGGCAGGCGCCAGTGAGGCTCTGGCTGCCAGCCTGATGGCTTTGCTTGATCAGGGAGATGAGATCATCCTGTTCGAGCCGCTGTTCGATACGTATCTTCCGATCATTCGCATGATCGGCGCGGTCCCCCGTATCGTCAGGCTGGAGGCCCCCGACTGGTCACTGCCGGAGCAGGCATTGCGGGAGGCGTTCGGTCCTAAAACCAAGGCGGTTTTGCTGAATACGCCGATGAATCCATGCGGCAAGGTTTTTGGTCCTGATGAGTTGGCACTGATTGCGGAACTGGTGCAGGCTCATGATGCCTATGCGATCTGTGACGAGGTGTATGAGCATCTGGTGTATGCGCCATCGCGTCACATTCCTTTGCGCACCTTGCCTGGCATGTCCGATCGCTGCCTTCGCATCGGCAGTGCCGGCAAGACCTTCAGCCTGACCGGTTGGAGGGTCGGTTATGTGACCGGGCCGAAATCGCTGGTGTCGGTCGTGATGCGGGTGCACCAGAATCTGGTATTTGCGATTGCCCCCAATCTTCAACGTGCCGTGGCCGTGGGGCTGAATGCGCCTGACAGTTATTTTGCCGAACTGTCAGACAGTCTGCGACAGAAGCGGGATCGGCTGCATGATGGTCTGACCGAAATCGGATTTGACGTCATGCCCATACAGGGCAGCTATTTCCTGATCGCCGATTATCGTCGGCTGGGATTTGAGGCCGATGACATGGCATTCTGCCGTTTGCTTGTTGAAAAGGCGGGGGTTGCGGCGATCCCTGTGGCGGCTTTCTATGACAGGGATGCACCTCAGGGATTTGTGCGTTTCGCTTTTTGCAAGCGGAATGAGGTGCTGGATGAGGGAATTGCCCGAATGCGCGCCTTTTTCAGTCGGTGA